The following are from one region of the Oryzias latipes chromosome 12, ASM223467v1 genome:
- the gtf3c5 gene encoding general transcription factor 3C polypeptide 5 isoform X2, translating to MDVVGIIGTTYKFQGLADFQYLAVDSQGGMHTSLYDRIILRQTETQEFFEQPVPYFLPPVIFSRLDNPMDYFYRAEAHQAPQTYANKNSIGLNRARRPHNAIFVSFNDAVVPTECLEGARQNWARCCLKDNDRLAEEQIKKMFESRPIWSKNAVKANFNIHPEKLKLLLPLFAYYMVTGPWRSLWVRLGYDPRKDPESKKYQMLDFRMRCSTKHGYSFSKLLVKAKRSSLNYSLPITLNKAVPQATSVMHIPSRENPSTSRDSAPLSYQLKESAYIFREGMLPPYRQMFYQLCDLDVDSIRQAIEQSSGTEQQCLERDGWCAAGTTDKLRDLIFSMIKNVMQAQKQGFLDLPKKKRRNKLCVQSLLKDVDPEEEEEEEECENKEDEDEDDEVQLSDGSENEMETEILDYL from the exons ATGGATGTAGTTGGAATCATTGGAACCACCTATAAATTCCAAG GCCTGGCAGACTTTCAGTACCTGGCCGTGGACTCTCAGGGAGGAATGCACACGTCTCTGTACGACAGAATAATCCTGCGCCAAACGGAGACCCAGGAGTTCTTCGAACAGCCCGTGCCGTACTTCCTGCCGCCCGTGATCTTCTCGCGCCTGGACAACCCCATGGACTACTTCTACCGCGCCGAAGCCCATCAGGCCCC CCAAACGTACGCAAACAAGAACTCCATTGGTTTGAATCGCGCTCGCCGGCCCCACAACGCCATATTTGTCAGCTTCAACGACGCCGTGGTGCCCACAGAGTGTCTGGAGGGGGCCAGGCAGAACTGGGCCCGCTGCTGCCTGAAGGACAATGACCGACTGGCGGAAGAGCAGATAAAGaag ATGTTTGAGAGCCGGCCCATCTGGTCCAAGAATGCAGTGAAGGCCAACTTCAACATCCACCCGGAgaagctgaagctgctgctgcctctCTTCGCCTACTACATG GTGACCGGACCGTGGCGAAGCCTGTGGGTCAGGCTAGGCTACGATCCTCGCAAGGACCCGGAGTCCAAGAAATACCAGATGCTGGACTTCAGGATGCGCTGCAGCACCAAACACG GATACTCCTTTTCCAAATTGCTGGTGAAAGCTAAGCGGAGCTCCCTGAACTACAGCCTTCCCATCACGCTGAACAAAGCAG TCCCTCAGGCCACCAGCGTGATGCATATTCCCTCTCGGGAAAACCCCAGCACCAGCCGGGATTCTGCTCCTCTGTCCTACCAGCTGAAG GAGTCTGCATACATCTTCAGGGAAGGCATGCTTCCTCCGTACCGACAGATGTTCTACCAGCTCTGTGACTTGGACGTGGACAG CATCAGGCAGGCGATCGAGCAGAGCAGCGGGACGGAGCAGCAGTGCTTGGAGCGAGATGGCTGGTGTGCTGCCGGCACCACGGACAAGCTGAGGGACCTGATCTTCTCCATGATCAAGAATGTCATGCAGGCTCAGAAACAAG GTTTCCTTGACCTCCCCAAAAAGAAACGGCGCAACAAACTGTGTGTACAATCTCTGTTGAAAGATGTGgatccagaggaagaggaggaggaagaggagtgtgAAAACAAGGAGGATGAGGACGAGGATGATGAAGTTCAGCTGTCTGATGGAAGTGAAAATGAGATGGAGACAGAAATTCTTGATTATTTGTGA
- the LOC101172670 gene encoding bile salt-activated lipase yields MAMLGILAAVAVFLQTVSAASLGVVNTEGGMVEGKTIRLGLLRTMDVFRGVPFAAVPGRFEKPKPHPGWDGVMKATAFKSRCLQLDITLTNTLGSEDCLYLNIWVPHGSSVSTNLPVMVWIYGGGFLAGASMGANFLDNYLYDGQELADRGNVIVVTLGYRVGSLGFLSTGDSELPGNYGLWDQQAAIAWVHRNIRAFGGDPSNITVFGESAGGASVNFQILTPHNKGLIRRAISQSGVALCPWAVNHNPRKFAEEVALRVNCPTDSRMAACLKMTDPITLTKAGTIHLSGSPDQPIVNNLILSPVIDGDFLPDEPSNLFHNAAEVDYIAGANDMDGHIFTGLDVPSVNNDIVETPIEDVKRLLGALTKEKGQLGLENAYSTYSSDWGSNPSWQKVKQTVVAIETDYIFLIPTQTALYLHAEKATTGRTYSYLFSEPNRMGGLIAPFPIWMGADHADDLQYVFGKPFSTPLGYWPRHRDVSSYMIAYWTNFAKTGDPNSGDLKVPVAWPKFQNTDHKFLEINAKTNSESVNEMLRLRYVHFWASVFPKLPSQ; encoded by the exons ATGGCCATGCTTGGGATTTTGGCTGCTGTTGCCGTGTTTTTGCAGACGGTCTCTGCTGCCTCT cTCGGTGTCGTGAACACTGAGGGAGGGATGGTGGAGGGCAAAACCATCCGCCTGGGGTTACTCCGTACTATGGACGTCTTCAGGGGTGTCCCCTTCGCTGCTGTTCCCGGACGGTTTGAAAAGCCGAAGCCTCACCCTGGATGGGACG GTGTTATGAAGGCCACTGCGTTCAAGAGCAGGTGTCTTCAGCTGGACATTACCTTGACTAACACCCTGGGTAGTGAGGACTGTCTGTACCTCAACATCTGGGTTCCTCATGGCTCCTCAG tatCCACCAACTTACCTGTCATGGTCTGGATCTACGGTGGTGGTTTCTTGGCCGGAGCTTCGATGGGTGCCAACTTCCTGGACAATTATTTGTATGATGGGCAGGAACTGGCAGACAGAGGAAATGTTATTGTGGTGACGTTGGGATACCGTGTTGGTAGCCTTGGCTTCCTGAGCACCGGAGACTCTGAACTTCCTG GAAACTATGGTCTGTGGGACCAGCAGGCTGCCATTGCATGGGTGCACAGAAACATCCGGGCATTTGGAGGAGACCCCAGCAACATCACCGTCTTTGGTGAGTCAGCAGGTGGAGCCAGCGTCAACTTCCAG attcTCACTCCTCACAACAAAGGGCTCATTAGGAGAGCCATCTCCCAAAGTGGGGTTGCCCTTTGCCCTTGGGCAGTCAACCACAACCCCCGCAAGTTTGCTGAGGAG GTTGCCCTCAGAGTCAACTGCCCTACCGATTCCAGAATGGCTGCCTGTCTGAAGATGACAGATCCTATTACCTTGACAAAGGCGGGAACTATCCATCTGTCTGGCTCTCCTGATC AGCCCATTGTGAACAACCTGATCCTGTCACCTGTGATTGATGGAGACTTTCTGCCAGATGAGCCTTCCAACTTGTTCCACAACGCTGCAGAAGTTGACTACATTGCTGGAGCCAATGACATGGACGGACATATCTTCACTGGTTTGGACGTTCCATCTGTCAACAATGATATAGTTGAAACTCCCAT TGAGGATGTGAAGAGGCTGTTGGGTGCCCTGACAAAGGAAAAGGGGCAGCTGGGTTTGGAGAATGCTTACTCCACCTATTCTTCAGACTGGGGATCAAATCCCAGCTGgcaaaaagtgaaacaaactgTCGTAGCCATTGAGACAGACTACATTTTCCTGATTCCCACACAAACTGCCCTTTATCTTCATGCTGAAAAGGCAAC AACTGGTCGTACCTACTCCTACCTTTTCTCTGAGCCTAACCGAATGGGTGGTCTGATTGCCCCCTTCCCCATCTGGATGGGTGCTGACCACGCAGATGACTTACAGTATGTGTTCGGAAAACCTTTCTCCACACCACTGGGATACTGGCCTCGTCACAGAGACGTCTCCAGCTACATGATTGCCTACTGGACCAACTTTGCCAAAACTGg aGACCCTAATAGTGGAGATCTGAAAGTTCCTGTTGCCTGGCCAAAATTCCAAAACACAGACCACAAGTTTTTGGAGATTAACGCCAAAACAAACAGTGAATCTGTGAATGAAATGTTGAGGCTGCGCTATGTGCATTTCTGGGCCAGCGTGTTTCCCAAGCTTCCTTCACAGTGA